One window from the genome of Pseudomonas frederiksbergensis encodes:
- a CDS encoding histidine phosphatase family protein, translating to MGSIYLIRHGQASFGADDYDVLSPNGIRQAQVLGSHLAELGVVFDRCLSGDLRRQQDTATGALGQMTTAGLPVPELEIDAAFNEFDADAVIRALLPDMLSQEPEALDILRNAAQNRAEFQRIFALIVERWLSGRYDPPGLESWLGFVERVQAGLHRILDNADKTHKIAVFTSGGTITALLHLITQMPARQAFELNWQIVNTSLNQLKFRGREVALASFNSHAHLQLLKTPDLITFR from the coding sequence GTGGGCAGCATTTATCTGATTCGACATGGCCAGGCCTCCTTTGGTGCGGATGACTACGATGTCCTTTCGCCCAATGGCATTCGCCAGGCGCAAGTGCTGGGCAGTCACCTGGCGGAACTGGGTGTCGTGTTCGATCGCTGCCTCTCGGGTGACCTGCGTCGCCAGCAAGACACCGCCACCGGCGCGCTGGGCCAGATGACTACCGCCGGCCTGCCGGTTCCCGAACTGGAAATCGACGCTGCCTTCAACGAATTCGATGCCGACGCGGTGATCCGCGCCCTGCTGCCGGACATGCTGTCCCAGGAGCCCGAAGCTCTCGACATCTTGCGCAACGCCGCGCAGAACCGCGCCGAATTCCAACGCATCTTCGCCCTGATCGTCGAGCGCTGGCTCAGCGGTCGATACGACCCACCGGGCCTCGAAAGCTGGCTGGGTTTCGTCGAGCGAGTCCAGGCTGGCCTGCACCGCATCCTCGACAATGCCGACAAGACCCACAAGATCGCCGTGTTCACGTCCGGCGGGACCATCACCGCCCTGCTCCACTTGATTACCCAGATGCCCGCCAGACAGGCCTTCGAGCTGAACTGGCAGATCGTCAACACCTCGCTCAACCAACTGAAATTCAGGGGGCGCGAGGTGGCCCTGGCTTCCTTCAACAGTCATGCCCACCTGCAGCTGTTGAAGACCCCGGACCTCATCACCTTCCGCTGA
- a CDS encoding DUF2970 domain-containing protein — translation MDDPVDNKPPTLLQMMHSVLAAAFGVQSGKNRARDFTHGKPSHFVILGIAFTVIFALTLFGIVKLVVHLAGL, via the coding sequence ATGGACGATCCAGTCGACAACAAACCGCCAACGCTGTTGCAGATGATGCACAGCGTGCTGGCCGCCGCCTTTGGCGTGCAGAGCGGCAAGAACCGCGCCCGGGACTTTACCCACGGCAAGCCGAGTCACTTCGTGATATTGGGCATCGCCTTCACGGTGATCTTCGCCTTGACGCTGTTTGGCATCGTCAAGCTGGTGGTGCACTTGGCGGGGTTGTAA
- a CDS encoding DUF934 domain-containing protein, with the protein MQRIIKNNEVIDETWHLLPKDATLDGISNCDDLIVPLALWRDHAHALKARDGGLGVWLDADEEAEEIGDDANQLQVIALNFPAFTDGRSYSNARLLRERYGFKGELRAIGDVLRDQLFYMRRCGFDAFALRADKDPYEALESLKDFSVTYQAATDEPLPLFRRR; encoded by the coding sequence ATGCAGCGAATCATTAAGAACAACGAAGTCATCGACGAGACCTGGCACCTGCTGCCCAAGGACGCGACTCTCGATGGCATTTCCAACTGCGACGATCTGATCGTGCCCCTGGCCCTCTGGCGCGATCACGCCCACGCCCTCAAGGCCCGCGACGGCGGCCTGGGTGTGTGGCTGGACGCCGACGAGGAAGCGGAAGAAATCGGTGATGACGCCAACCAGCTCCAAGTCATCGCCCTGAACTTCCCGGCCTTCACCGATGGGCGCAGCTACTCCAATGCCCGCCTGTTGCGTGAACGCTATGGTTTCAAGGGTGAATTGCGCGCCATTGGCGACGTGCTGCGCGACCAGTTGTTCTACATGCGCCGTTGCGGGTTCGACGCCTTTGCCCTGCGTGCCGACAAGGACCCGTACGAAGCCCTTGAAAGCCTCAAGGATTTCTCGGTGACTTATCAGGCCGCCACTGACGAGCCGCTGCCGCTGTTTCGTCGTCGCTGA
- a CDS encoding nitrite/sulfite reductase, with translation MYVYDEYDQRIIEDRVKQFRDQTRRYLAGELSEEEFRPLRLQNGLYIQRFAPMLRVAVPYGQLTSRQVRKLAQIARDYDKGYAHISTRQNVQYNWPALEDVPEILAELATVQMHAIQTSGNCLRNVTTDQFAGVAADELIDPRPWCEIVRQWTTFHPEFAYLPRKFKIAINGSSSDRAAIEVHDIGLETVYNAAGELGFRVLVGGGLGRTPVVGAFINEFLPWQDLLSYLDAILRVYNRYGRRDNKYKARIKILVKALTPEVFAEKVEAEMVHLRGGQTTLTEAEVHRVAKHFVDPAYKALDNQDGELAALDKEHPGFARWRTRNTLKHKKPGYVAVTLSLKPTGVAPGDITDKQLDAVADLAERYSFGQLRTSHEQNIILADVEQSQLFTLWGELREQGFATPNIGLLTDMICCPGGDFCSLANAKSIPIAESIQRRFDDLDYLFDIGELDLNISGCMNACGHHHVGHIGILGVDKKGEEFYQVSLGGSGSRDASLGKILGPSFAQDDMPDVIEKLIDVYIEQRTEDERFIDTYQRIGIDLFKERVYAANH, from the coding sequence ATGTACGTATATGACGAGTACGATCAGCGGATCATCGAGGACCGCGTCAAGCAGTTCCGTGATCAGACCCGACGCTATCTGGCAGGCGAGCTGAGCGAAGAAGAGTTCCGCCCTCTGCGCTTGCAGAATGGCCTGTATATCCAGCGCTTCGCGCCGATGCTGCGCGTGGCCGTGCCTTATGGCCAACTGACCTCGCGCCAGGTGCGCAAGCTGGCCCAGATTGCCCGCGACTATGACAAGGGCTACGCCCACATCAGTACCCGGCAGAACGTCCAGTACAACTGGCCGGCCCTGGAAGATGTCCCTGAGATCCTGGCCGAACTGGCCACCGTGCAGATGCACGCGATTCAGACCAGCGGCAACTGCCTGCGCAACGTCACCACCGACCAGTTTGCCGGCGTCGCGGCCGACGAGCTGATCGATCCACGTCCATGGTGCGAAATCGTTCGTCAATGGACGACGTTCCACCCCGAATTTGCCTATCTGCCGCGCAAGTTCAAGATCGCCATCAACGGATCGAGCTCGGACCGCGCGGCCATCGAAGTCCATGACATCGGCCTGGAGACGGTCTACAACGCCGCCGGCGAGCTGGGCTTCCGTGTGCTGGTGGGCGGCGGCCTGGGCCGTACACCGGTGGTCGGCGCGTTCATCAACGAATTCCTGCCGTGGCAGGACTTGCTCAGTTACCTCGACGCCATCCTGCGGGTGTACAACCGTTATGGCCGTCGCGACAACAAGTACAAGGCGCGGATCAAGATTCTGGTCAAGGCCCTGACGCCTGAAGTGTTCGCCGAGAAGGTCGAGGCCGAGATGGTCCACCTGCGTGGCGGCCAGACCACCCTGACCGAAGCCGAAGTGCATCGTGTCGCCAAGCACTTCGTCGATCCAGCCTATAAGGCCCTGGACAACCAGGACGGCGAACTGGCTGCCCTCGACAAGGAACACCCGGGTTTCGCCCGCTGGCGTACTCGCAACACCCTCAAGCACAAGAAGCCGGGCTACGTTGCGGTGACCCTGTCGCTGAAACCAACCGGCGTTGCGCCTGGCGACATCACCGACAAGCAACTGGACGCCGTGGCCGACCTGGCCGAGCGCTACAGCTTCGGCCAACTGCGCACTTCCCACGAGCAGAACATCATCCTGGCGGACGTTGAACAGAGCCAGTTGTTCACCCTGTGGGGCGAGCTGCGCGAACAAGGCTTTGCCACGCCGAACATCGGCCTGCTGACCGACATGATCTGCTGCCCGGGTGGCGACTTCTGCTCCCTGGCGAACGCCAAGTCGATCCCGATCGCCGAATCGATCCAGCGCCGTTTCGACGACTTGGACTACCTGTTCGACATCGGCGAACTGGACCTGAACATTTCCGGGTGCATGAACGCCTGTGGCCACCACCACGTCGGCCACATCGGCATCCTCGGCGTGGACAAGAAAGGCGAAGAGTTCTACCAGGTCTCCCTCGGCGGCAGCGGCAGCCGCGACGCCAGCCTGGGCAAGATCCTCGGCCCATCGTTTGCCCAGGATGACATGCCGGACGTGATCGAGAAGCTGATCGACGTGTACATCGAACAACGTACCGAAGACGAGCGTTTCATCGACACTTATCAACGTATCGGCATCGACCTCTTCAAGGAACGCGTCTATGCAGCGAATCATTAA
- the sohB gene encoding protease SohB, with protein MEFFVEYAGFLAKTVTLVIAIMVVMASFAALRSKGRRKSVGQLQVSKLNDFYKGLRERLEQTLLDKDQLKALRKSQGKAEKAEKKQKDKPAAKSRVFVLDFDGDIKASATESLRHEITALLTLATPKDEVVLRLESGGGMVHSYGLASSQLARIRQAGVPLTVCIDKVAASGGYMMACIGEKIISAPFAILGSIGVVAQLPNVNRLLKKHDIDFEVLTAGEYKRTLTVFGENTEKGREKFQEDLDITHELFKNFVATYRPQLAIDEVATGEVWLGVAALEKRLVDELKTSDEYLAERAKGAELYHLHYAERKSLQERIGMAASGSVDRVLLSWWSRLTQQRFW; from the coding sequence GTGGAGTTTTTTGTCGAATACGCCGGTTTCCTGGCCAAGACGGTGACATTGGTGATTGCCATCATGGTGGTCATGGCCAGTTTCGCTGCGCTGCGCAGCAAGGGGCGGCGCAAGTCGGTGGGGCAGTTGCAAGTCAGCAAGCTCAACGACTTCTATAAAGGATTGCGTGAGCGCCTGGAGCAGACCCTGCTGGACAAGGACCAGCTCAAGGCCCTGCGCAAGAGCCAAGGCAAGGCGGAAAAAGCCGAGAAAAAACAAAAGGACAAACCGGCGGCCAAGTCCCGGGTCTTCGTGCTGGATTTCGACGGTGACATCAAGGCATCCGCCACCGAAAGCCTGCGCCACGAAATCACGGCGCTGCTGACCCTGGCGACCCCGAAGGACGAAGTGGTCCTGCGCCTGGAAAGCGGTGGCGGCATGGTCCACAGCTACGGCCTGGCCTCGTCGCAACTGGCGCGGATCCGCCAGGCTGGCGTGCCGTTGACGGTGTGCATCGACAAGGTGGCGGCCAGCGGCGGCTACATGATGGCGTGCATCGGCGAGAAGATCATCAGCGCCCCGTTCGCCATTCTCGGCTCCATCGGCGTCGTGGCCCAGTTGCCCAACGTCAACCGCCTGCTGAAGAAACACGACATCGATTTCGAAGTGCTGACCGCTGGCGAGTACAAACGCACCTTGACGGTGTTTGGCGAGAATACCGAGAAGGGCCGGGAGAAATTCCAGGAAGACCTGGACATCACCCATGAGCTGTTCAAGAACTTCGTCGCCACTTACCGTCCGCAACTGGCAATCGACGAAGTGGCCACCGGCGAAGTCTGGCTCGGTGTTGCCGCGCTGGAAAAGCGCCTGGTAGACGAGCTCAAGACCAGCGATGAATACCTGGCCGAACGAGCCAAGGGCGCCGAGCTTTATCACCTGCACTATGCCGAGCGCAAAAGCCTGCAGGAGCGCATCGGCATGGCAGCGAGCGGTTCGGTGGATCGGGTGTTGCTCAGTTGGTGGAGCCGTTTGACCCAGCAACGGTTCTGGTAA
- a CDS encoding NEL-type E3 ubiquitin ligase domain-containing protein: MPPNSTQRGKKIQPMPRATESLHADFLEAAMPAWLIDASTQRRQALKHVATQMPTWYADASPEQRKVLDDCFKNSAGAQNQLDKTLSSFLDIDTFARPLLIRALKDQFKLEVDVDKTLLRLIRPLEITVVKVEISSFELFKLPLLQVALHNFESWECEQGAYHETSGFMVTTDAPGIDVPVALDLSVGQFLSLCRTLDIGAKYQAYLKSFFYPADATAETILRQHFIASQKAALRAAAEQALLAGDIEPGDHAMIVSVIQGENSPLLGGKPVWFEDMSLMKQRLVGCVAFSICEMHRYSDEMILYIPHDPKHPLKRYNGDQLETRFRQLLTTPDTEQSQGSGPTPYQRFFSQFMAYDKRPYYFSRFVQQEAGISSIQLPAPWLGVIEPIVPPSLMIHFPGLPPDPTKARREPDPYIAASTLPQKGRSLWADNLDPWQYLYDRHREKILADARSHAVPTADIDAKARQEKLANLLQIGLSAVNMLSMFVPVLGEAMMVIMAGQLLYETLEGAVEWGEGDKRAARGHLIDIAENLAVMGVMAGVGAGLGKMAAVKPEPLIERLEPVTLPDGKTRLWRPDLSRYESSVTLTDASTPNALGQYEVDAKTYIRLGGKLYEQSFDASIHKWRIKHPTDKSAYQPILLHNGSGAWRHSLERPMAWDRLTLLRRMGHETAAFSDEVLLSLADISGVSDDTLRKTHMDRTTPPPELRDAMRLFKADAQAGRMIDQWQGAARPGEVTRQQIFESLYKGADPVDARIRILQRECPGLSEAAAEEVIAHGSAADLARLGARRRAPLNMLEEARWYARQGRQVRAYAGLRSTNMASADSRRLALHALERLPGWPDTLRLEVREGSDAGALLDSIGDTRAPQKKYLIKNGPDYQALDARGEALNSGVRQGGDFYDSILHALPDDVRSGLGLSEGQGAQLQRMIIDYADLHHRDMTPLLEPRAKRFNPPVRVSATLKGYYASGRGRGMHPSIEARVEALYPGEQQAEAFIRQQRGRTEQQIYMELQTRQREWEALDSTLEQWVGAAASPADVHKHRFAQALREAWRDRPFAETSPEGARLMLCSEVPLPPITANFAHVRELSVIGSGLTDANADAFLTLFPGVRKLSIGVQESGFIDLSLGQQPLTTLPHAVSQMPGLTDLRFCTAAHSLAESFAQRLIALTSLEALHIDYSGFDPAVLHHLDLTPLHRLRTLKIEAPRALLLWPDYLQRLPRLERLDLTRTSIRTLPDAIFQGHERLWAGMSLNWSALAPEVFGRAYRYVSGYSGELGHLVDLNHMLDEYCRGQLRLLVGEPESFARLPGRFDSASNTPQERFAAVEAIRAEHDGIFAQFFEPMVPGRLPEATLSSPRWEGGGALLRALLDNWRGAVRQRLGLPTTDISRFELPSPGSSLVGQTFTKLPVLPAASFAHVRTMRLGSLDVSPEQARSFFRAFSGARTLDVSGNGFAELPFAAEDLPALTQLDLSNNRLIVNPDVQAQFNGLTQLEQLNLANNPLETLDVSALTRLKALNLNATRLQVWPTGAEHLPQLSWLDLRDNQIQSLAPTVLSNDDVLLKTNLAGNRFTPEGEAALRAAHQRVEEARGLPHGALARFAREPVPDQFPPTETSGSIAQFLLPLPDRSAVPDGDAGRELRLQRLDPILTQEAAAQKLGQWRENGMTEAQIDDQISQWHQSCVSLTRRLNDWLFTREVRTPRGLVSAQSRALAAKSIREVWQEGLVRDDGTGQTLNLHGLQLGDLPELGVPFAGVTTLELSGILLTEQGSNGFLASFHHLNRLDLGGNELSGIPRAVLRMEQLEHLGFGYNRLPPAAVYPLLTNGRLRSLNLCINRLVTFDPPDFGQIEALDLSYNELEHWPSRLMEARELGVLNLSGNELTDLPPGLLDGNHEMLVEGIDLSDNENLSLEAFHELRDYLELNDHEEVMGFSRDDIDSLIAMFDAPQGDLSDFDDGSDEGIGGNVHDDPHGAVAPVEPLLDPSGDTSAEALEPWLIGSSSEQIAARSRIWSLLAEENDHERFFQLIALLRDSFDYRYARVELTQRVWNVMEAASENSELRQLLFREAETHGTCIDGRILTFSELEVRVFVFQALRDIPLDRPILRGQALLRLSRQLFRLERVETVAEAAGQGRDRAEIRLRYRIGLTSGWGDGIDLPGQPTHMAFGAPISGERAVRTRASILEAERTDALLVSMASRDYWTTYLQERYPEQMSHINEAVANRRHELLDELEDRRAEGTVDTEQYNLQLTAQGRAIDALRTQKLVELTRTEISDLQNVAAGTEPSGNQSPQPGPSRRN; encoded by the coding sequence ATGCCACCGAATTCCACACAGCGCGGAAAAAAAATACAGCCAATGCCACGGGCCACGGAAAGTCTGCACGCGGACTTTCTGGAAGCTGCCATGCCTGCATGGCTCATCGACGCGTCGACACAACGCAGGCAGGCGCTCAAGCACGTCGCAACGCAGATGCCGACCTGGTACGCGGACGCTTCGCCAGAGCAGCGAAAGGTCCTGGATGACTGTTTCAAAAACAGTGCCGGGGCTCAAAACCAACTGGACAAAACCCTGTCGTCGTTTCTGGACATCGACACGTTTGCCAGGCCGCTGTTGATCCGCGCATTGAAAGATCAGTTCAAGCTGGAGGTGGATGTCGACAAGACGCTGCTACGGCTTATCCGGCCACTTGAAATAACCGTGGTCAAGGTAGAAATTTCTTCGTTCGAACTGTTTAAGTTACCCCTGCTGCAGGTGGCGTTGCACAACTTCGAAAGCTGGGAGTGCGAGCAGGGTGCCTATCATGAAACGTCAGGATTCATGGTAACGACGGACGCACCTGGCATTGACGTGCCCGTGGCGTTGGACTTGTCGGTCGGTCAGTTCCTCAGCTTGTGCCGCACCCTGGATATCGGTGCGAAGTACCAAGCCTATCTCAAGTCTTTTTTCTACCCGGCGGACGCCACGGCCGAAACAATCCTTCGTCAGCACTTCATTGCCAGCCAGAAAGCCGCGTTGAGGGCCGCAGCCGAACAAGCGCTGTTGGCAGGGGATATCGAGCCAGGAGACCACGCGATGATTGTCTCGGTCATCCAGGGTGAAAATAGCCCTCTGCTGGGCGGCAAGCCGGTCTGGTTCGAAGACATGTCCCTGATGAAGCAAAGACTGGTGGGTTGTGTCGCGTTCTCGATCTGTGAAATGCATCGCTACAGCGATGAAATGATTCTCTATATTCCCCATGACCCGAAGCATCCGCTGAAGCGTTACAACGGCGACCAGCTGGAAACGCGCTTCAGGCAATTGCTCACCACGCCTGATACCGAGCAATCGCAGGGCAGCGGTCCGACCCCTTATCAGCGCTTTTTCAGTCAATTCATGGCCTATGACAAGCGGCCTTATTATTTCAGCCGATTTGTCCAGCAAGAGGCCGGCATATCCAGCATTCAATTGCCTGCGCCGTGGCTGGGCGTAATCGAACCTATCGTTCCTCCTTCACTGATGATCCATTTTCCAGGACTGCCGCCCGACCCTACAAAGGCGAGGCGCGAACCTGATCCTTACATCGCCGCTTCGACACTTCCCCAAAAAGGCCGGTCGTTATGGGCCGATAACCTGGATCCGTGGCAGTACCTCTACGATCGGCACCGTGAAAAAATCCTCGCCGATGCGCGCAGTCATGCGGTCCCTACGGCGGACATCGACGCCAAGGCAAGGCAGGAAAAACTGGCCAACCTGCTGCAGATAGGCCTGTCTGCGGTGAACATGTTGTCCATGTTCGTTCCAGTGCTAGGCGAGGCCATGATGGTGATCATGGCGGGCCAGTTGTTGTACGAAACCCTTGAAGGAGCAGTCGAGTGGGGGGAGGGTGACAAACGGGCAGCCAGGGGGCACTTGATCGATATCGCGGAAAACCTCGCAGTGATGGGCGTGATGGCCGGTGTGGGGGCCGGGCTCGGCAAGATGGCTGCGGTCAAGCCTGAACCCCTGATCGAGCGCCTGGAGCCGGTGACCTTGCCTGATGGCAAAACTCGCCTGTGGCGGCCGGATCTGAGTCGCTATGAAAGCAGCGTAACCCTCACCGATGCGAGCACTCCAAACGCGCTGGGGCAATACGAGGTGGATGCAAAGACCTACATCCGCCTGGGGGGAAAACTCTATGAGCAGTCTTTCGATGCGTCGATACACAAATGGCGCATCAAACATCCGACGGACAAGTCGGCTTATCAGCCCATCCTCCTGCATAACGGCAGCGGAGCCTGGCGGCATTCGCTGGAGCGGCCGATGGCCTGGGATCGCCTGACGCTGCTGCGGCGCATGGGTCATGAAACCGCAGCGTTTTCCGATGAGGTGCTGCTCAGCCTCGCCGATATCAGCGGTGTCAGCGACGACACGCTACGCAAAACGCACATGGACCGTACGACGCCGCCTCCTGAGCTGAGGGATGCGATGCGCCTGTTCAAGGCGGATGCGCAAGCAGGCCGGATGATTGACCAGTGGCAAGGCGCAGCAAGACCGGGAGAGGTTACCCGGCAGCAGATCTTTGAAAGCCTTTATAAGGGCGCGGACCCCGTGGACGCTCGGATCAGGATTCTGCAACGTGAGTGTCCTGGCCTTAGCGAGGCGGCGGCCGAGGAGGTCATCGCCCACGGTAGCGCTGCAGATCTGGCCCGTCTTGGCGCGAGGCGCCGCGCGCCGTTGAACATGCTCGAAGAGGCTCGCTGGTATGCACGCCAAGGGCGCCAGGTTCGGGCGTATGCGGGATTACGCAGCACCAACATGGCTTCGGCTGACAGCCGGCGCCTGGCATTGCATGCCCTGGAAAGATTGCCGGGATGGCCGGACACGCTGCGTCTGGAAGTGCGCGAGGGAAGCGACGCGGGGGCACTGCTGGACAGCATCGGCGACACGCGTGCGCCACAAAAAAAATACTTGATCAAGAACGGCCCCGACTATCAGGCACTCGATGCGCGTGGGGAAGCCCTCAATAGCGGGGTTCGGCAGGGCGGCGATTTCTACGATTCGATCCTGCATGCGTTGCCCGATGATGTGCGTTCTGGGCTGGGGCTGTCGGAAGGGCAAGGCGCCCAGTTGCAGCGCATGATCATCGATTACGCCGATCTGCACCACAGGGATATGACACCGCTGCTTGAACCCCGCGCCAAACGCTTCAACCCCCCGGTTCGAGTGAGCGCCACGCTCAAGGGGTATTACGCCAGCGGCCGGGGCAGGGGAATGCATCCTTCCATCGAAGCGCGGGTGGAGGCTCTTTATCCCGGCGAACAGCAAGCCGAGGCGTTTATCAGGCAACAACGGGGCAGGACAGAACAGCAAATCTATATGGAGTTGCAAACGCGCCAGCGTGAATGGGAGGCGCTCGATAGCACGCTCGAACAATGGGTGGGAGCGGCGGCGAGCCCGGCTGACGTTCACAAACATCGATTTGCGCAGGCACTCAGGGAGGCTTGGCGCGATCGCCCGTTCGCGGAAACATCTCCCGAGGGCGCGCGGCTAATGCTTTGCTCCGAGGTGCCATTGCCGCCAATTACGGCAAATTTTGCCCACGTGCGTGAGCTTTCGGTGATTGGCAGCGGCCTGACAGACGCCAATGCGGATGCCTTCCTGACGCTTTTTCCCGGAGTCAGGAAATTATCGATTGGCGTTCAGGAATCCGGATTCATCGATCTGTCCCTCGGGCAACAACCGTTGACTACCTTGCCGCACGCGGTGAGCCAGATGCCAGGACTGACCGACTTGCGGTTTTGCACCGCAGCCCACTCACTGGCAGAGAGTTTTGCGCAAAGGCTTATTGCGCTGACGTCGCTGGAGGCGTTGCACATCGATTACTCGGGTTTCGATCCGGCCGTCCTGCATCATCTTGACCTGACGCCGCTGCACCGCTTGCGAACCTTGAAAATCGAGGCGCCTCGGGCACTGTTGCTGTGGCCGGATTACCTACAACGTCTTCCCCGGTTGGAACGCCTGGACCTGACGCGCACATCAATACGCACGCTGCCTGACGCGATATTCCAAGGGCACGAAAGATTGTGGGCTGGCATGTCGCTGAATTGGTCAGCGCTAGCGCCCGAGGTGTTTGGGCGCGCCTACCGTTACGTCAGCGGCTATAGTGGTGAGCTCGGCCATTTGGTTGATCTGAACCACATGCTCGACGAGTACTGTCGCGGGCAATTGCGCTTGTTGGTCGGGGAGCCCGAGTCCTTCGCGCGCCTGCCCGGTCGATTCGACAGCGCTTCAAATACCCCTCAGGAACGGTTTGCCGCGGTGGAAGCAATCCGGGCGGAACACGATGGAATTTTCGCGCAGTTCTTCGAGCCGATGGTACCGGGACGACTTCCAGAGGCCACGCTTTCATCACCGCGCTGGGAGGGGGGCGGTGCCTTGCTTCGAGCATTGCTGGACAACTGGCGTGGCGCTGTTCGACAGCGTCTTGGCTTGCCGACGACTGACATCTCCCGGTTTGAACTGCCTTCCCCCGGTTCGAGTCTTGTCGGTCAGACATTCACAAAACTCCCGGTGTTACCGGCAGCCAGTTTTGCCCATGTACGGACGATGCGCCTGGGATCGCTGGATGTTTCCCCCGAGCAAGCGCGCAGTTTTTTCAGGGCATTCAGCGGCGCACGAACATTGGACGTCAGCGGTAATGGCTTCGCCGAATTGCCTTTTGCCGCTGAAGATTTACCGGCCTTGACGCAACTGGACCTGAGCAACAACAGGCTCATCGTCAATCCCGATGTCCAGGCGCAATTCAATGGCTTGACGCAGCTCGAACAGTTGAATCTGGCGAACAACCCGCTCGAGACCCTTGATGTCAGTGCCCTGACCCGGCTCAAGGCGCTGAACCTCAACGCCACCCGGTTGCAGGTGTGGCCAACCGGCGCCGAGCACCTGCCGCAACTGTCCTGGCTGGATTTGCGGGACAATCAGATACAGTCGCTTGCGCCAACAGTACTGTCCAATGATGACGTCCTGTTGAAGACAAATTTGGCCGGCAACCGCTTCACCCCTGAGGGCGAGGCAGCCTTGCGTGCGGCACATCAGCGAGTCGAAGAGGCAAGAGGGCTTCCCCATGGCGCATTGGCTCGATTTGCCAGGGAGCCTGTGCCGGATCAATTTCCGCCGACAGAAACCAGCGGGTCGATCGCTCAGTTTCTGCTACCGCTCCCCGACCGATCGGCAGTGCCGGACGGCGACGCCGGGCGCGAGCTTCGCCTGCAGCGGCTGGATCCGATCCTGACGCAGGAAGCCGCAGCGCAGAAGCTCGGACAATGGCGCGAAAACGGTATGACCGAGGCGCAAATCGACGACCAGATCAGTCAATGGCATCAATCGTGTGTCTCGCTGACTCGGCGCTTGAATGACTGGCTTTTTACCCGCGAAGTACGAACACCCAGGGGCCTCGTGTCGGCGCAAAGCCGCGCCCTTGCGGCCAAGAGCATTCGCGAGGTTTGGCAGGAAGGGCTGGTACGCGACGACGGAACCGGGCAAACCCTCAATCTGCATGGCTTGCAATTGGGCGACCTGCCTGAGCTCGGTGTGCCGTTTGCCGGCGTGACGACGCTGGAGCTATCGGGGATCTTGTTAACCGAACAAGGTTCTAACGGTTTCTTAGCGTCTTTCCACCATTTGAACCGATTGGACCTGGGCGGCAATGAGTTGAGCGGCATACCCCGCGCGGTCTTGCGCATGGAGCAATTGGAGCACCTGGGATTCGGTTATAACCGCTTGCCGCCTGCGGCTGTTTACCCGCTGTTGACCAATGGGCGTCTGCGTTCGCTTAACCTTTGCATCAATAGACTGGTCACCTTCGATCCTCCGGATTTTGGTCAGATCGAGGCTTTGGATCTTAGCTATAACGAGTTGGAACACTGGCCTAGCCGTCTAATGGAGGCGCGAGAGCTGGGGGTGCTGAACTTGAGTGGCAACGAGCTCACGGATCTCCCGCCGGGGCTGCTGGATGGCAATCACGAGATGCTCGTGGAGGGAATCGACCTGAGTGACAACGAGAACCTGTCGCTCGAGGCGTTTCATGAACTCAGGGACTACCTTGAGCTGAATGACCACGAAGAGGTCATGGGTTTTTCACGAGACGATATCGATAGCTTGATTGCCATGTTTGACGCGCCGCAAGGCGATCTTTCGGACTTTGATGATGGCTCCGATGAGGGGATAGGGGGCAACGTGCATGACGATCCTCATGGCGCTGTCGCTCCGGTCGAGCCTCTTCTCGATCCTTCGGGCGACACATCGGCCGAGGCGTTGGAGCCATGGCTGATCGGTTCAAGCAGTGAACAGATTGCAGCCCGGAGCAGGATCTGGTCGCTATTGGCCGAAGAAAACGATCACGAACGGTTCTTTCAACTGATAGCGTTGTTACGCGACTCGTTCGATTACAGGTATGCCCGCGTGGAGCTGACGCAGCGGGTCTGGAACGTCATGGAGGCGGCCAGCGAAAACAGCGAGTTGCGGCAGTTGTTGTTTCGTGAAGCCGAAACCCACGGTACGTGCATCGATGGCCGCATCCTGACGTTCAGCGAGCTGGAAGTGCGTGTGTTTGTCTTTCAGGCCTTGCGTGACATTCCGCTGGATCGCCCGATCCTCCGGGGCCAGGCGTTGCTGCGCTTGTCGCGGCAATTGTTCCGGCTGGAAAGGGTCGAGACGGTGGCCGAAGCGGCTGGCCAGGGCAGGGATCGGGCAGAGATACGCCTGCGCTATCGCATAGGGCTGACGAGCGGATGGGGCGATGGCATCGACTTGCCGGGGCAGCCTACGCACATGGCATTCGGCGCCCCGATCAGTGGAGAGCGAGCAGTGCGCACGCGCGCCTCGATTCTCGAGGCAGAGCGCACTGATGCGCTGTTGGTGAGCATGGCATCCCGTGATTATTGGACGACCTACCTTCAGGAGCGATATCCAGAACAGATGAGCCACATCAACGAAGCCGTTGCCAATAGGCGCCATGAGCTTTTGGATGAATTGGAGGACCGCAGGGCCGAGGGCACGGTCGATACGGAGCAATACAACCTGCAACTCACTGCGCAGGGCAGAGCGATCGATGCCTTGCGCACTCAGAAACTGGTGGAACTGACGCGAACAGAGATCAGTGACTTGCAGAACGTCGCCGCTGGGACGGAGCCATCCGGTAATCAGTCGCCTCAACCAGGGCCGTCACGCCGTAACTGA